CTCTAAATTGACCTTgtatttgaaacattttgttaACTATTTCACATAGcgtaaagtttttaaaaattttttactgaaaagcagaaaaggaaaaaggaattTGAGAAGACCAAATATGTTGAATAACCTATTAAGCTGCACCCATAAAGATTTCAATAGCATATGAAAACCAGCTACAAAGGCTCTTTTCTAGTTTCAAAAGctacatttttactgtgatacaaaaaaaacatacagtctATGCATTATTTAGGATGTGATCACTCATGACTGACACTTTAGTCAGCTGGGACATAAAATGATCTCAGTCATATGATGTCAACCAAATGTTGCAACATAACTTTATAAGGTGATGAAGTTTAAGGGGAGGGTGTTTGCCAGCTATGCCCGGGTGGCTCATCTGTGCAGCGTtgatgttgctgctgtcagGTGGGAGGTGCCTAtctgattctgatttatttGCACACAGGTGCGTGCAGCCCATATAACAGATGAGGAAGGAGCTGAGCTGAAACCACTTCCACCACCACCTGTTAGAGTCAGTGTTCAGGTGAGTTcctgctgttcttttttttgtcttatcttctttattttcacattcaATGTCATCTgcggtctgttttttttttgttttttttacatttgcaaaaGCTGCTCATGCTCCAGTCGCTGCCACAGTTAATTAATGCCAGCTTTGTGTTTGATATTCAAAGGGTTTTAATTAGCTCCCTGATCGCGCCTGGAATAAATGATTAGTGGCAATCATTGAGAATAATTAGAGGAATCTGGCTCCACGTCATTCAGAGTAGAGAGGTAGCATATTGTGCtcacaaactgcagctcttcacgcattctctcacacacaagAGGCTGTGCATTATTGATGCAACCACGTTGTTGTTCATATAGGTTGAAAAGAGTCATCAAAGCAGTCGAATTGATGAAATATGAGCAGCCTCTCCTGAGTTAATCCTCAGCATTAAGGCATCACGTTGTCtatataatgtaatgtaatgcaaGCCACAATGTAGATCTATTTTATGTGCAAGCTGCCCTGCAAGGGGTCTGTCCTTTGTCCTCTACCGGATCATGGAGGTGGGAGGTGAAATGACTCTGCTCCCCTGTACCTGCTTCTCAGGTGTCTGATGGTGAAGGGCAGGTGTAAGGTTAgacatttaaactgttttaactCTGGTTATCATTCCTGACACTCGTCCATGTGCATCCTAGCTGGCCTCAAGCTGAGTCTGGCAGCAGATATCAGCAGGGTTCAGCAAAGTTTTGtggtaaacacaaaatgtaagcagcttttcattttccttttcttcaccACCATCTTGGTGTTCTGTTGTCTATGCAATTGCCCATCATATTGCACAAATTGAAAACTGATGTTCTCCCATTTTACCAAACTGAACCTCATGTTGGTGTATTTTGGCAAATGCATGCCAATGTGTTCaatcaaaatgagtcaaaagcaaaaaaaaaaaaaaaaatagggaaaCTGTCTCATGAAATGTTGCAAGTTTTCTAACCGCTTTTATTCATTCTATTCCAATAAGTTACTAACATGTAGAGGTGGGGGAAATCCATCAAAGTTTATGCTTAATGTAGGGTAAGCATGTTGGGATTCCTGTCAGCTAGTGTaacatagttttatttttgtgccaCAATGGTGTTTTGTTCTGCAATCTAGCCTTTGCAAGATTACTTTTAGAGCAGCAAACACTCTAAACAGACTGGCTCCTGTGTTGTACTATTtaatctgcagcagcaaagTAATGAAATGCGGTTGCCAGGTAAGCAAAAGACAGCATCGCACCTTGTCAGGAAGTATTGTACTTTTCCCTCTTATCACTATTTATGCTAAGTTGCGCTAACCAGCTACGGGCTGTAAAAGATATGATATTGCTATCAATCTCTCGGCAAAAGTAAATATGTctaactatatatatttttatgccttcatgagtttatttttgtgaaagaGTCCTTTTAAAGGAGTGGGATGGTGCAGAAAAAGCCAATATTGAGAGAATGCAATGCAGTTTGTTTTCCCATTCTGCAGGAATCAATAATTTGATAGACAATGAACCTGAAAACTGCACCTTAGTTGCAGCCTGACTGATGGCTGCTCAGGAAGATGAAACCCTGTAAAATGTCTTGCCTTTCTTTCCCTCCACCAGTCTTGGGTTTTACATGGAGGAAACATTGACCTCTATAGTGTGCTAgtagatgaagaaaagaaatcaGTGAACCATCACATTCTCTGCCTTTCACCACCACTAAGTCACATCTTTGGCAACCTGATgactgcagtgatttatttctCCAGCAGTCTGCTGGAAAGAAATGTCATTGCCTTGAATGCAGTCAAGGATTTCTTTTGCACCAGAGTTCATAGAGGCAATGGAAGCTGTTGCTCCTCTGTATGCATCTGAAGCGCAGTGAcgatttctttctcttttgtcaCTACCCAGCAAATAAGCCATTTTCCTCCCATCTTCAACtaatctgaaataaaatgtgtttgaaatgttgGCTATCTTAATTTGTCCTTTGATGCCTTTTTATATCGTAGGACTGCAAAATGTGTGCCAATCTGCAAAGAGCTATGGAGGACCTCATTGCAGTGTTCCACCGCTATTCAGGAAAAGAAGGTGACAAGTACAAGCTTAACAATAAAGAGCTGAAGAATTTGCTGCAGGAAGAACTCTCAGATTTCCTGGCAGTGAGTATCTGTTGACCAACcaagaaaaggaaacattttgtGCAGACTGTTATTAAGAATCATCTTTCATCAGAACATTTAAATATCAAGTAAACAGACCTGTGGCTTTTATTAAAGTGAGATTAGTGGGTTAAACAGACAGGTTGATTAGGTATAACCCAGGTGTCCACTATCACAAAATTATCTCTCGTTTAACCAAGcgagatcaccatggtaaccaaaGCGGCACAGTTAACCTTGAAGATCACATTCAAACCTATTAACTCAACCAGTGACCTATCAAATGCAAAGCAGACGATAAAACTACCCTGTATTAATAGCACATAGTGCCCACTCCATTTACAGCCTCCACTTTCCATAATATTTTGATATGTTAGTGCATCTGATAATGCCATTGTTTTCTGATACTGCTTGTAGCTGAAAGCTGTGTGAACTTCTCCGCAGCAGCTAAGAGAGCGTCAGCTCAACAGCTGATGTAATATTGTCGGGTGCAACAGACAATGATTGCATAGAAACTGTAATTCTGCTCCCACAGTGAGACATTGCTAACATCTACTGAAAAGGGTACATTTCTGAGCAAAAATATGCtaataaatatgacaaaatccaAAAGCACTCTATTGACAAGATATGAAAATACAATAGATGGAATATTGccaaaaatgtatgtattttataTGGTTCTCAAAACCACATATGTAGCCTTTTTTCACTGATGGCCATCTGTCAGGCCAATTTACACTTTAGAGATATTAAAGCCAAGGTAGACTGTCTGTGCCATTTTCAGTATGACTAGTTCTGGTATTAGGCCCTTCTGTTGATGCATTACTTCTATAGTCTGTAGCATTTTTGGGATGAGCTAAAGTGACAGGGCACTGCACCTTTTTAATATTCTGAACTTTCTAAGGCTTGGAAGTGTGTGTGACATtgggattttattttgaaactaatttgtttcattttttcatcttgCCTCTCTTTCAGGGCTCCAATGAGTCTTCTGTGGTGGAGAAGATCCTGCATGACCTGGATGAAAACGGGGACGGTGAAGTGGACTTCCAGGAGTTTGTTGTTCTGGTCGCTGCACTGACTATCGCCTGCAATGAATTCTTTGTGGATTTTGACAGGAATTCCAAGAAAGGCAAAGAAGACTGtagttaaaaatgtattttgacaAATTAAATCCATTCTTTCCATATAACATGGTCATGGTAGGAGTGTAAAGGTTTAAATTAGTCCTTAATGCAACACCTTGGAATGTTGGGAAAAGATCATCACTGCTAATCAATGCAATGTCTTATGGGt
This genomic stretch from Amphiprion ocellaris isolate individual 3 ecotype Okinawa chromosome 9, ASM2253959v1, whole genome shotgun sequence harbors:
- the s100a1 gene encoding protein S100-A1 → MCANLQRAMEDLIAVFHRYSGKEGDKYKLNNKELKNLLQEELSDFLAGSNESSVVEKILHDLDENGDGEVDFQEFVVLVAALTIACNEFFVDFDRNSKKGKEDCS